One Streptomyces mobaraensis NBRC 13819 = DSM 40847 DNA segment encodes these proteins:
- a CDS encoding NADP-dependent succinic semialdehyde dehydrogenase: MPIATVNPATGETLKTFEALAPDEIERRVAAAAAAFRHHRTRDFAERARLLRRTADLLEEDGDDIARTMTLEMGKPLAAARAEAAKCVKAMRWYAEHAEALLADEHPPADAVADSGASAVRVHHRPLGPVLAVMPWNFPLWQVVRFAAPALMAGNVGLLKHASNVPQTALYLEDLFRRAGYPEGCFQTLLIGSGAVESVLRDPRVAAATLTGSEPAGRSVASVAGDEIKKTVLELGGSDPYVVMPSADLARAVRTAVTARVQNNGQSCIAAKRFIVHTDVYETFLERFTARMDGLTVGDPLDEATDVGPLATEQGRADVEELVDDAVRLGAVPRCGGGRPALPGKLAGGWFYEPTVLSDITPEMRIHREEAFGPVATVYRVADLDEAVSVANDSPFGLSSNVWTRDEDEQRRFVRDLEAGGVFFNGMTASHPAFPFGGVKRSGYGRELSGQGIREFCNVTTVWYGAEPGADA; this comes from the coding sequence ATGCCCATCGCCACGGTGAACCCCGCGACCGGCGAGACCCTCAAGACGTTCGAGGCCCTGGCCCCGGACGAGATCGAGCGCCGGGTGGCCGCCGCGGCGGCCGCGTTCCGGCACCACCGGACCCGGGACTTCGCCGAGCGGGCCCGGCTCCTCCGTCGTACCGCCGACCTCCTGGAGGAGGACGGGGACGACATCGCCCGCACCATGACCCTGGAGATGGGCAAGCCGCTCGCCGCCGCCCGCGCGGAGGCGGCCAAGTGCGTGAAGGCCATGCGCTGGTACGCCGAGCACGCCGAGGCCCTGCTCGCCGACGAGCACCCGCCGGCCGACGCGGTCGCCGACTCGGGCGCGTCGGCCGTGCGCGTCCACCACCGCCCGCTCGGGCCCGTCCTGGCGGTCATGCCGTGGAACTTCCCGCTGTGGCAGGTCGTCCGGTTCGCCGCCCCCGCGCTGATGGCGGGCAACGTCGGACTGCTCAAGCACGCCTCCAACGTGCCGCAGACCGCCCTGTACCTGGAGGACCTCTTCCGCCGGGCCGGCTACCCCGAGGGCTGCTTCCAGACGCTGCTCATCGGCTCCGGCGCCGTCGAGTCCGTGCTGCGCGACCCCCGGGTGGCCGCCGCCACCCTCACCGGCAGCGAACCGGCGGGCCGCTCCGTCGCGTCCGTCGCCGGGGACGAGATCAAGAAGACGGTCCTGGAGCTGGGCGGCAGCGACCCGTACGTGGTGATGCCCTCCGCCGACCTGGCCCGCGCCGTCCGCACGGCGGTGACGGCCCGGGTCCAGAACAACGGCCAGTCCTGCATCGCCGCGAAACGCTTTATCGTGCACACGGACGTCTACGAGACGTTCCTGGAGCGCTTCACCGCCCGCATGGACGGGCTGACCGTCGGCGACCCGCTCGACGAGGCCACCGACGTCGGCCCGCTCGCCACCGAGCAGGGCCGCGCCGACGTCGAGGAACTGGTCGACGACGCGGTGCGGCTGGGCGCGGTGCCCCGCTGCGGCGGCGGCCGGCCCGCCCTGCCGGGGAAGCTGGCCGGCGGCTGGTTCTACGAGCCGACCGTGCTCAGCGACATCACCCCGGAGATGCGGATCCACCGCGAGGAGGCGTTCGGCCCAGTCGCCACGGTCTACCGCGTCGCGGACCTCGACGAGGCGGTGTCGGTCGCCAACGACTCCCCGTTCGGCCTGAGTTCCAACGTCTGGACCCGGGACGAGGACGAACAGCGGCGCTTCGTCCGGGACCTGGAGGCGGGCGGCGTCTTCTTCAACGGCATGACGGCCTCCCACCCGGCCTTCCCCTTCGGCGGCGTCAAGCGCTCGGGCTACGGCCGCGAACTGTCGGGCCAGGGCATCCGCGAGTTCTGCAACGTCACCACGGTGTGGTACGGAGCGGAGCCGGGCGCCGACGCCTGA
- a CDS encoding glutamate racemase gives MKIALMDSGNGLLAAAAAVHRLRPDADLVLSSDPGSMPWGPRTPQDVTERALGCARAAAALRPDALIIACNTASVHALEAVRDELEPGLPVIGTVPAIKPAAAGGGPFAIWATPATTGSPYQRGLIRDFAAGVEVTEVACPGLADAIQWADDAAIDAAIASAAARTPRDVRAVVLGCTHYELVAERIRAAVQRPAGPPLVLHGSAGAVAAQALRRIGADPAPDAEPAGRLTVLLGGREGALDAASLSYPEARSLTTVGAGRS, from the coding sequence GTGAAGATCGCGCTCATGGACTCCGGCAACGGCCTCCTCGCGGCGGCGGCCGCCGTGCACCGGTTGCGGCCCGACGCCGATCTGGTCCTCTCCTCCGACCCCGGCAGCATGCCCTGGGGTCCCCGCACTCCGCAGGACGTCACCGAGCGCGCCCTGGGCTGCGCCCGCGCCGCCGCCGCGCTGCGTCCCGACGCCCTGATCATCGCCTGCAACACCGCCTCGGTCCACGCCCTGGAGGCCGTCCGGGACGAACTGGAGCCGGGCCTTCCGGTGATCGGCACGGTGCCCGCGATCAAGCCGGCGGCGGCGGGCGGCGGCCCGTTCGCCATCTGGGCCACCCCGGCCACCACCGGCAGCCCCTACCAGCGCGGCCTCATCCGCGACTTCGCGGCCGGCGTCGAGGTGACCGAGGTGGCCTGCCCCGGGCTCGCCGACGCGATCCAGTGGGCCGACGACGCGGCCATCGACGCCGCCATCGCCTCGGCGGCGGCCCGCACCCCGCGCGACGTCCGCGCCGTCGTCCTCGGCTGCACCCACTACGAGCTGGTCGCCGAGCGCATCCGGGCCGCCGTCCAGCGGCCCGCCGGACCGCCGCTGGTGCTGCACGGCTCGGCCGGCGCGGTGGCCGCGCAGGCGCTGCGCCGGATCGGCGCCGACCCGGCGCCGGACGCGGAGCCGGCCGGCCGGCTGACGGTCCTGCTCGGCGGACGTGAAGGGGCCCTCGACGCGGCCTCGCTGAGCTACCCGGAGGCCCGCTCCCTGACGACGGTGGGGGCGGGGCGCTCGTAA
- a CDS encoding MFS transporter, whose amino-acid sequence MPTSVQGDSSRLCELNAGTRMKAFRVTREFPLALRLLLINQFGIDIGFYILVPFLAAYLGQELGMSDALVGLVLGVRNLGQQGLFLLGGSAADRLGPRAVIIAGCALRTLGFSLFAFGTTLPVVLGASLLNGLAAGLFYPSARAYVALEAGDRKAEAFALLNVYATIGSLIGLLLGSVLIRADFRICAVAAAVVYALLTVAQAMVIPERPAPAADRSTVLGDWLEVFGNRRFLLFSLATTGMFTVENQLCLLLPAGAKQASGWEGAAGVLLGAGAAVNLFQMPITRALERHGGGSRWVGGGLVLMGLGFVPPLLICADGPPDGLREVVPRMTIMLIGSLLLFVGTMIAHPAVLEMIPRFGRETLAGTYFGLFYVFAGLTAAGGNAVVGWTMDMGKQYECPWLPWIGCVAFGLSSALAVTLLYRTRLLPDRPEVSAVEGTVIPSGLPERGGAVAAEASSGPAGPTAGSVGRWEAGLLGRTRLPSPGRATDEAREKPPR is encoded by the coding sequence ATGCCCACCTCGGTTCAGGGGGATTCCTCCCGCCTGTGCGAGCTGAATGCAGGGACGCGCATGAAAGCTTTTCGGGTCACTCGCGAGTTTCCTCTCGCATTGCGACTGCTACTGATCAACCAGTTTGGCATCGACATCGGGTTCTATATCCTGGTGCCATTTCTCGCGGCATATCTGGGTCAGGAACTCGGAATGTCCGACGCGCTCGTCGGCCTGGTGCTCGGCGTGCGCAACCTCGGCCAGCAGGGCCTGTTCCTCCTCGGCGGCTCGGCCGCCGACCGGCTGGGCCCGCGCGCGGTCATCATCGCCGGATGCGCCCTGCGCACGCTGGGCTTCTCCCTCTTCGCCTTCGGCACCACGCTGCCGGTCGTCCTCGGGGCCTCACTGCTCAACGGACTCGCCGCCGGCCTCTTCTACCCGTCCGCCCGGGCCTACGTCGCCCTGGAGGCGGGTGACCGCAAGGCGGAGGCGTTCGCCCTGCTCAACGTCTACGCGACCATCGGCTCACTGATCGGCCTGCTCCTCGGCAGCGTCCTGATCCGCGCCGACTTCCGGATCTGCGCCGTGGCCGCCGCCGTCGTCTACGCGCTGCTCACCGTCGCGCAGGCCATGGTCATCCCGGAGCGGCCGGCCCCCGCCGCCGACCGGAGCACCGTCCTCGGCGACTGGCTGGAGGTCTTCGGCAACCGCCGGTTCCTGCTCTTCTCCCTCGCCACCACCGGCATGTTCACCGTGGAGAACCAGCTCTGCCTGCTGCTGCCCGCCGGGGCGAAACAGGCGTCCGGCTGGGAGGGCGCGGCCGGGGTGCTGCTCGGGGCCGGCGCCGCCGTCAACCTCTTCCAGATGCCCATCACCAGGGCCCTGGAACGGCACGGCGGCGGCAGCCGGTGGGTCGGCGGCGGACTCGTCCTGATGGGCCTCGGGTTCGTCCCCCCGCTGCTGATCTGCGCCGACGGACCGCCCGACGGCCTGCGGGAGGTCGTGCCCCGGATGACGATCATGCTGATCGGGTCGCTGCTGCTGTTCGTCGGCACCATGATCGCCCACCCCGCCGTGCTGGAGATGATCCCCCGGTTCGGCCGCGAGACGCTCGCCGGCACCTACTTCGGGCTGTTCTACGTCTTCGCCGGACTGACCGCCGCCGGCGGCAACGCGGTCGTCGGCTGGACGATGGACATGGGCAAGCAGTACGAGTGCCCGTGGCTGCCCTGGATCGGCTGCGTCGCCTTCGGCCTCTCCTCCGCCCTCGCCGTCACCCTGCTCTACCGCACCCGGCTCCTCCCGGACCGCCCGGAGGTCTCCGCGGTGGAGGGCACCGTCATCCCGTCCGGCCTGCCCGAGCGGGGCGGCGCGGTCGCCGCGGAGGCGAGCTCCGGCCCGGCCGGCCCGACGGCGGGCAGCGTCGGCCGCTGGGAAGCGGGCCTCCTCGGCCGCACCCGCCTGCCGTCCCCGGGCCGCGCGACGGACGAGGCCCGGGAGAAGCCGCCGCGTTGA
- the dhaK gene encoding dihydroxyacetone kinase subunit DhaK, producing the protein MKMLINVPESVVPDALRGMAAVHPELVVDVEGRVVRRRDAPVAGKVGLVSGGGSGHEPLHGGFVGPGMLDAACPGEIFTSPVPDQMVRAAAAVDSGAGVLFVVKNYTGDVLNFNMAAELAEDEGIQVASVLVNDDVAVTDSTHTAGRRGTGATLFVEKIAGAVAEAGAPLARVETVARRVNEASRSFGVALSACSTPSKGGPTFDLPAGELELGVGIHGEPGRERRPMMTSGEIADYAVHAVLDDLHPTGPVLVLVNGAGGTPLLELYGFAAEVHRVLRERGVPVARTLVGNYVTSLDMAGASVTLCQVDDEMLRWWDAPVRTPALRWGC; encoded by the coding sequence GTGAAGATGCTGATCAACGTCCCCGAGTCCGTCGTGCCCGACGCCCTGCGGGGTATGGCCGCCGTTCATCCCGAGCTGGTGGTGGATGTGGAGGGGCGGGTCGTGCGGCGGCGGGACGCGCCGGTGGCGGGGAAGGTGGGGCTGGTATCGGGGGGTGGGTCGGGGCATGAGCCGTTGCACGGGGGGTTCGTGGGGCCGGGGATGCTGGACGCCGCGTGCCCCGGGGAGATTTTCACGAGTCCCGTGCCCGACCAGATGGTGCGGGCCGCGGCTGCCGTGGACAGTGGGGCGGGCGTGCTGTTCGTCGTGAAGAACTACACCGGTGACGTCCTCAACTTCAACATGGCCGCCGAACTCGCCGAGGACGAGGGAATCCAGGTCGCCAGTGTGCTCGTCAACGACGACGTGGCGGTGACCGACAGTACGCACACGGCCGGGCGGCGGGGCACAGGGGCCACCCTGTTCGTCGAGAAGATCGCCGGGGCGGTGGCCGAGGCGGGGGCGCCGCTGGCGCGGGTCGAGACGGTCGCCCGGCGGGTGAACGAGGCGTCGCGGAGCTTCGGCGTCGCGCTGTCGGCCTGTTCGACGCCGAGCAAGGGCGGCCCCACCTTCGACCTGCCGGCCGGTGAACTGGAGCTCGGCGTCGGCATCCACGGGGAGCCGGGCCGGGAGCGCCGGCCGATGATGACGTCCGGGGAGATCGCGGACTACGCCGTGCACGCGGTGCTGGACGACCTCCACCCCACCGGACCGGTGCTGGTCCTGGTCAACGGGGCGGGCGGGACGCCGCTGCTGGAGCTGTACGGCTTCGCGGCGGAGGTGCACCGCGTGCTGCGCGAGCGCGGGGTGCCCGTCGCCCGGACCCTCGTCGGCAACTACGTCACGTCCCTCGACATGGCCGGTGCCTCCGTGACGCTGTGCCAGGTGGACGACGAGATGCTGCGGTGGTGGGACGCGCCGGTGCGGACGCCCGCCCTGCGCTGGGGGTGCTGA
- a CDS encoding TetR/AcrR family transcriptional regulator — MARLTRAQQQERTRAAVLVAARREFAEFGFAEAKIDRIAERAELTRGAVYSNFTGKRALYFAVLVDAAERARDAAEPPAESPGSVGQALGSFARVWLERLPFLGDTPGSGHLRSRSLSGALGTESARTALAELVRFEALLLALALEPRSAARALRPAGLALTLLHGAAALAENAPGVGDPFDLARAAEHLAGIDLGDAPEPPHLPFVAPARPTEDPWVPPRGLRDEITGGPVGLGADGVVSVLGVGRLSAAEDVLRSARPDDEVTIAVVTSDPAETGRLARLRIVDLVGCLRRVFTADRLPRVRVVFDDTGTVPAALGHPPADDLTEIAVRVRNGLITGHATGRGAGHAASHHRSPAPGPSRTV, encoded by the coding sequence ATGGCGAGACTGACCCGCGCACAGCAGCAGGAGCGGACCCGTGCCGCGGTGCTGGTCGCGGCCCGGCGGGAGTTCGCCGAGTTCGGATTCGCCGAGGCCAAGATCGACCGGATCGCCGAGCGGGCCGAACTGACCAGGGGTGCCGTCTACTCCAACTTCACCGGCAAGCGCGCGCTCTACTTCGCGGTGCTGGTCGACGCCGCGGAACGGGCCCGGGACGCCGCCGAGCCTCCGGCCGAATCCCCCGGCTCCGTCGGACAGGCGCTCGGCTCGTTCGCCCGGGTATGGCTCGAAAGGCTGCCCTTCCTCGGTGACACCCCGGGAAGCGGCCACCTGCGGTCGCGCTCGCTGTCCGGAGCGCTGGGCACCGAGTCGGCTCGGACCGCGCTCGCGGAACTCGTCCGGTTCGAGGCGCTGTTGCTCGCACTGGCACTCGAACCGCGGTCGGCCGCGCGCGCCTTGCGGCCCGCCGGGCTGGCCCTGACCCTGCTCCACGGCGCGGCCGCCCTCGCGGAGAACGCCCCCGGCGTCGGCGACCCCTTCGACCTGGCGCGCGCGGCCGAGCATCTCGCCGGCATCGACCTCGGCGACGCCCCGGAGCCGCCGCACCTGCCCTTCGTCGCTCCCGCGCGCCCGACCGAGGATCCATGGGTGCCGCCGCGCGGCCTGCGCGACGAGATCACCGGCGGGCCGGTCGGTCTCGGCGCCGACGGAGTGGTCTCCGTGCTGGGTGTGGGGCGCCTGTCCGCGGCCGAGGACGTACTGCGCTCGGCGCGGCCGGACGACGAGGTGACGATCGCCGTCGTCACGAGCGACCCCGCCGAGACCGGCCGACTGGCCCGGCTCCGGATCGTGGACCTCGTCGGCTGCCTCCGCCGGGTGTTCACGGCCGACCGGCTGCCGCGAGTCCGCGTGGTGTTCGACGACACCGGCACGGTCCCGGCAGCCCTCGGCCACCCCCCGGCCGACGACCTCACCGAGATCGCGGTCCGGGTCCGCAACGGACTGATCACCGGCCACGCGACCGGCCGCGGCGCGGGCCACGCCGCGTCCCACCACCGCTCCCCCGCCCCGGGGCCGAGCCGGACGGTGTGA